From Micromonospora sp. NBC_01699, a single genomic window includes:
- a CDS encoding benzoate/H(+) symporter BenE family transporter, protein MNRLLQPVLAGVLTALVGFASTFAVVLAGLRAVGADQRQAASGLLALCLAMGVAAIWLGVRQRTPISVAWSTPGAALLISTGAVAGGFEAAVGAFVLCGLLIVAAGLVPVLGRAIAAIPAPVASAMLAGVLYDLCVAPVRALVEVPLMAVPIVVTWAVLSRFARQWAVPAALAVAVVAIVWTAPAGGLAGADLRPTIALTVPEWTWAAAVSLALPLFLVTMASQNVPGMAVLAGFGYRPPLRAVLVGTGLASTLAAPLGGHAVNLAAITAALAAGPDAHPDPRRRWIASVTAGAGYLVLGLGSGLATALVLLSPPVLVEAVAGLALLGALGASIASAVAEPDGRPAAVVTFLVTASGITVLGLGAAFWGLLAGGLFVLLYRRRAADPPTVDPTRPHADPNSAPEPRSTTTSEPESERGGATGAGAGVEPAAPAGAAASGVRES, encoded by the coding sequence ATGAACCGCCTGCTGCAACCGGTCCTGGCCGGTGTCCTGACCGCACTGGTGGGCTTCGCCAGCACCTTCGCGGTGGTGCTCGCCGGCCTGCGAGCGGTCGGTGCCGACCAGCGCCAGGCCGCCTCCGGCCTGCTCGCCCTCTGCCTGGCCATGGGCGTGGCCGCGATCTGGCTCGGGGTACGCCAGCGCACCCCGATCAGCGTCGCCTGGTCGACACCCGGTGCCGCCCTGCTGATCTCGACCGGTGCCGTGGCGGGCGGGTTCGAGGCCGCGGTCGGCGCGTTCGTCCTCTGCGGCCTGCTCATCGTCGCGGCGGGTCTGGTTCCGGTGCTGGGCCGGGCGATCGCGGCCATCCCCGCCCCGGTGGCCAGCGCGATGCTGGCCGGGGTGCTCTACGACCTCTGCGTCGCCCCGGTACGCGCCCTGGTGGAGGTGCCGCTGATGGCCGTACCGATCGTCGTCACCTGGGCCGTGCTGAGTCGCTTCGCCCGGCAGTGGGCGGTACCGGCGGCCCTGGCGGTGGCGGTGGTGGCGATCGTGTGGACCGCACCGGCCGGCGGGCTGGCCGGTGCGGACCTGCGCCCCACCATCGCGTTGACCGTGCCCGAGTGGACCTGGGCGGCCGCGGTCAGCCTGGCCCTGCCGCTGTTCCTGGTCACCATGGCCAGCCAGAACGTGCCCGGCATGGCGGTGCTGGCCGGTTTCGGTTACCGGCCACCGCTGCGCGCCGTACTGGTCGGCACCGGACTGGCCAGCACCCTCGCCGCACCGCTGGGCGGGCACGCGGTCAACCTGGCGGCGATCACCGCCGCCCTCGCCGCCGGGCCGGACGCGCACCCGGATCCGCGACGGCGGTGGATCGCCTCGGTCACCGCCGGAGCCGGCTATCTCGTCCTCGGTCTCGGGTCCGGTCTGGCCACCGCTCTGGTGCTGCTCTCGCCGCCGGTGCTGGTCGAGGCGGTTGCCGGGCTGGCCCTGCTCGGCGCCCTGGGTGCGTCGATCGCCTCGGCGGTCGCCGAACCCGACGGCCGCCCCGCCGCCGTGGTGACCTTCCTGGTGACCGCGTCCGGGATCACCGTGCTCGGCCTCGGCGCCGCGTTCTGGGGCCTGCTGGCCGGCGGCCTGTTCGTCCTGCTGTACCGCCGACGGGCCGCCGATCCACCGACGGTGGACCCGACGAGGCCGCACGCCGACCCGAACTCCGCGCCGGAGCCGCGTTCCACGACGACTTCTGAACCGGAGTCGGAGCGGGGCGGCGCGACGGGAGCCGGGGCGGGAGTCGAACCAGCGGCGCCGGCCGGGGCGGCGGCGTCGGGGGTCAGGGAATCGTGA
- a CDS encoding serine hydrolase, whose amino-acid sequence MDAGTRRPRRDGLSRRQAITSVGLAAAGLGALGTGLVLRLPQAAGGADPAEGGTPSPTPSPTPDLFAAAQTRIEAYLADLGDRITLAVRDQVSGVELTVGTRPFQTASIVKVDILAALLLRAQQQGQQLTATDRQRARPMIVSSDNAAASALYQRIGRVNGLTAANRTLGLSETTPNVHWGMTKTTAADQVRLLAAITAADGPLAPASRELILDLMGQVDKAQRWGVPAAATPQTTDSYVKNGWVPDDSNGSRWEVNTIGRLVEPGHDWLVAILSDNHVKLSDGITMVEKLAKYALGELRELPAVTIP is encoded by the coding sequence ATGGACGCTGGAACACGCCGGCCACGGCGGGACGGCCTGTCGCGGCGACAGGCGATCACCTCGGTCGGGTTGGCCGCGGCGGGTCTGGGCGCGCTCGGCACCGGGCTCGTCCTGCGCCTCCCGCAGGCCGCCGGTGGGGCCGATCCGGCCGAAGGCGGCACGCCCAGCCCCACCCCGAGTCCCACCCCGGACCTGTTCGCCGCGGCGCAGACCCGGATCGAGGCGTACCTGGCCGACCTCGGCGACCGGATCACCCTGGCCGTACGCGACCAGGTGTCCGGGGTCGAGCTGACCGTCGGCACCCGCCCGTTCCAGACCGCCAGCATCGTCAAGGTCGACATCCTGGCCGCCCTCCTGCTGCGCGCCCAGCAGCAGGGCCAACAACTGACCGCCACGGACCGGCAGCGGGCCCGCCCGATGATCGTGAGCAGCGACAACGCCGCCGCGTCCGCGCTGTACCAGAGGATCGGCAGGGTGAACGGCCTCACCGCCGCCAACCGGACGCTCGGCCTGAGCGAGACCACCCCCAACGTGCACTGGGGCATGACCAAAACCACCGCCGCGGACCAGGTACGACTGCTCGCGGCGATCACCGCCGCCGACGGCCCGCTCGCCCCGGCCAGCCGCGAGCTGATCCTCGACCTGATGGGTCAGGTCGACAAGGCGCAGCGGTGGGGCGTGCCCGCCGCCGCGACGCCGCAGACGACCGACAGCTACGTGAAGAACGGCTGGGTACCGGACGACTCGAACGGCAGCCGCTGGGAGGTCAACACCATCGGCCGGCTGGTCGAGCCCGGACACGACTGGCTGGTCGCCATCCTCTCCGACAACCACGTCAAGCTCTCCGACGGGATCACCATGGTGGAGAAGCTGGCCAAGTACGCCCTCGGCGAGCTGCGCGAACTGCCCGCGGTCACGATTCCCTGA
- a CDS encoding phosphoribosylanthranilate isomerase produces the protein MFVKVCGLSTARDVEAAVGAGADAIGFVLTASPRRVTPEQARELAQPVPAGVLTVGVFRGEPVETVRAAVAGSGVRAIQLHGDEPAGHYAALRDLGLPLIRATSPDGPDGVRCGALGEDLLIVDSPQPGSGAAWDWDTLDRDALAGHWLLAGGLHAGNVGAAIDALRPWGVDVSSGVEVSRGVKDPGLIRDFLATVRARAGHG, from the coding sequence ATGTTCGTCAAGGTGTGTGGGCTGAGCACCGCCCGCGATGTCGAGGCGGCGGTCGGGGCCGGCGCGGACGCCATCGGCTTCGTGCTCACCGCGAGCCCCCGGCGGGTGACCCCGGAGCAGGCCCGCGAACTGGCACAACCGGTCCCGGCGGGGGTACTGACGGTCGGGGTGTTCCGGGGCGAGCCGGTCGAGACCGTCCGGGCCGCGGTGGCCGGATCCGGGGTACGGGCCATCCAGCTGCACGGCGACGAGCCGGCCGGCCACTACGCGGCGCTGCGGGACCTGGGCCTGCCGCTGATCCGGGCCACCTCCCCCGACGGCCCGGACGGAGTGCGCTGCGGCGCGCTCGGCGAGGACCTGCTGATCGTGGACTCGCCGCAGCCCGGTTCGGGTGCCGCCTGGGACTGGGACACGCTCGACCGGGACGCCCTGGCCGGGCACTGGCTGCTCGCCGGCGGCCTGCACGCTGGCAACGTCGGCGCCGCGATCGACGCGCTGCGCCCCTGGGGCGTGGACGTCTCCAGCGGGGTCGAGGTGTCTCGCGGGGTGAAGGATCCGGGCCTGATCCGGGACTTCCTGGCCACGGTCCGGGCGCGTGCCGGCCATGGCTGA
- a CDS encoding HD domain-containing protein → MEFPAYLATMPMHAITEIHGEAGLRERFRLEIQRFDQADRDRLTAALDLASELHRADRRVREPYLNHLLRVSIRLLHHYDVRDVDVVVAGLLHDSVEDHPAELAGGTTGPTGDPTSAALAELARRFGDRVACLVAAVTNPAYDPDRDRYVQYREHVAASLDREPWARVIKMSDFTDNGVGVIHTVGPKVTSSATKYRPLVPVFRELIGRADTPLSRRVKQHIFQQLDLAEERFSAILDQPAPSA, encoded by the coding sequence ATGGAGTTTCCCGCGTACCTCGCGACCATGCCGATGCACGCGATCACCGAGATCCACGGTGAGGCCGGACTGCGGGAGCGGTTCCGGCTGGAGATCCAACGGTTCGACCAGGCCGACCGGGACCGGTTGACCGCCGCCCTCGATCTCGCCAGCGAGCTGCACCGGGCCGATCGACGGGTCCGCGAGCCGTACCTGAACCACCTGCTGCGGGTGAGCATCCGGCTGCTGCACCACTACGACGTACGGGACGTCGACGTGGTCGTCGCCGGTCTGCTGCACGACTCGGTGGAGGACCATCCGGCGGAGTTGGCCGGCGGCACGACCGGTCCGACCGGCGACCCGACCTCGGCCGCCCTCGCCGAACTGGCCCGCCGCTTCGGTGACCGGGTCGCGTGCCTGGTCGCGGCGGTGACCAACCCGGCGTACGACCCGGACCGGGACCGGTACGTCCAGTACCGCGAGCATGTCGCGGCGAGTCTGGACCGGGAGCCCTGGGCGCGGGTGATCAAGATGTCGGACTTCACCGACAACGGCGTCGGCGTCATCCACACCGTCGGCCCGAAGGTGACCTCGTCGGCGACCAAGTACCGGCCGCTGGTGCCGGTGTTCCGGGAGCTGATCGGGCGGGCCGACACCCCCCTGTCCCGCCGGGTCAAGCAGCACATCTTCCAGCAGCTCGACCTGGCCGAGGAGCGGTTCAGCGCGATCCTCGACCAACCCGCGCCGAGCGCCTGA
- a CDS encoding M14 family zinc carboxypeptidase, translating to MRSSHLGRVGRTAAIFALPVVLALGAGPVGAQQARPDGQVVPDRQSSTEQNGVALMRVVVPGQAELDRLNDLGVDLAEYKKPVEDGLEVHAVLSPEETQQLRDLGFDVRDTISDQTDYAENKAERQAAISSATLDAAEVDKLTLLRSEWFTSLDDQRFISVEVKSSATDAQTILTVTWDKGKGTAPDSGGTATMSRFTDAGQYMYHRFNTPIPITDTPATATITSNRGGTVTVPVKKWLGAKVKAPSKHYISDFVDHYMDPTEINNRITTLGREFPKIAEVINLPNLTNGYRRAAQAQFGTDPASTLYVSSKAYGSEGGNGLTVALVKPAAASAPLGVTVTGRNIVVNLATDASGAVGSTAKQVVDALNADTAVAAVLTAATYRGNAGAGLVAAAPVATLTDGLKAPAYVSRDPFQTKALRIGKKRDGSKVGVFLYCQEHAREWVTPITCVETAERLLRNYATNEQTRKLVDGLDIFIMPVANPDGAHYSFYDFNSQRRNMTNHCTETNSDPGRRNSWGVDLNRNFSVGSVFDGYSGASTSCTSDTFAGPAELSEPEARNEVWLTNQFPNIKFAMNTHSYGGYFMWPPGAYKTAGRELLPSPDFGTENYFWDASTHVLKAVQSYRGTAVWPGRTGPVPDVLYSAAGNSADEHWFNRGIIGWDFEVGSDIYDPATGRFNAVGFQPPFAEGHEEAMEFAAGQIAILEVAQAYAADKTDPVSTLSVRDKGVGSKVFSFKIDEPANIYYTLDGSRPTLNSTRLTSAGMREGAQEITINAKTTVNWFAVDIAGNIENNYQPTGTRNNYKTQTLYVPKQ from the coding sequence ATGAGGAGTTCCCACCTCGGCAGGGTGGGCCGGACAGCGGCCATATTCGCCCTGCCGGTTGTCCTGGCGCTCGGCGCCGGCCCGGTCGGCGCGCAACAGGCCCGGCCGGACGGGCAGGTCGTACCGGACCGGCAGTCCAGCACTGAACAGAACGGCGTCGCCCTGATGCGCGTCGTCGTGCCCGGTCAGGCCGAACTCGACCGGCTCAACGACCTGGGCGTCGACCTCGCCGAATATAAGAAGCCGGTGGAGGACGGGCTGGAGGTGCACGCCGTACTCAGCCCGGAGGAGACCCAGCAGCTTCGGGACCTGGGCTTCGACGTACGCGACACCATCTCCGACCAGACCGACTACGCGGAGAACAAGGCCGAGCGGCAGGCGGCGATCTCCTCCGCCACGCTCGACGCCGCCGAGGTCGACAAGCTCACCCTGCTGCGCTCGGAGTGGTTCACCAGCCTCGACGACCAGCGGTTCATCTCGGTCGAGGTGAAGTCGAGCGCGACCGACGCGCAGACGATCCTCACCGTCACCTGGGACAAGGGCAAGGGTACCGCGCCGGACTCCGGCGGCACCGCGACCATGTCCCGGTTCACCGACGCCGGTCAGTACATGTACCACCGGTTCAACACCCCGATTCCGATCACCGACACCCCGGCCACCGCGACCATCACCAGCAACCGCGGCGGTACCGTCACGGTGCCGGTGAAGAAGTGGCTCGGCGCGAAGGTCAAGGCCCCGAGCAAGCACTACATCTCGGACTTCGTCGACCACTACATGGACCCGACGGAGATCAACAACCGGATCACCACGCTGGGCCGGGAGTTCCCGAAGATCGCCGAAGTGATCAACCTGCCGAACCTGACCAACGGCTACCGCAGGGCGGCACAGGCGCAGTTCGGCACCGACCCGGCGAGCACGCTCTACGTCAGCTCGAAGGCGTACGGCTCCGAGGGCGGCAACGGGCTGACCGTCGCGCTGGTGAAGCCGGCGGCCGCCTCGGCACCGCTGGGCGTCACCGTCACCGGCCGCAACATCGTGGTCAACCTGGCCACCGACGCCTCGGGTGCGGTCGGCAGCACCGCCAAGCAGGTGGTCGACGCGCTGAACGCGGACACCGCCGTGGCCGCCGTGCTCACCGCCGCCACCTACCGGGGCAACGCCGGGGCCGGGCTGGTCGCGGCCGCGCCGGTCGCGACGCTCACCGACGGGCTCAAGGCGCCGGCGTACGTCTCGCGTGACCCGTTCCAGACGAAGGCGCTACGGATCGGCAAGAAGCGGGACGGCTCGAAGGTGGGTGTCTTCCTCTACTGCCAGGAGCACGCCCGCGAGTGGGTCACCCCGATCACCTGCGTGGAGACCGCCGAGCGGCTGCTGCGCAACTACGCCACCAACGAGCAGACCCGCAAGCTGGTCGACGGCCTGGACATCTTCATCATGCCGGTGGCCAACCCGGACGGCGCGCACTACAGCTTCTACGACTTCAACTCGCAGCGCCGGAACATGACCAACCACTGTACGGAGACCAACTCCGACCCGGGCCGACGCAACTCCTGGGGCGTGGACCTGAACCGGAACTTCTCCGTCGGTTCGGTGTTCGACGGCTACTCCGGCGCCTCGACCTCCTGCACCAGTGACACGTTCGCCGGACCGGCCGAGCTGTCCGAGCCGGAGGCCCGTAACGAGGTGTGGCTGACCAACCAGTTCCCGAACATCAAGTTCGCCATGAACACCCACTCGTACGGCGGGTACTTCATGTGGCCGCCGGGGGCGTACAAGACCGCCGGTCGGGAACTGCTGCCGTCGCCGGACTTCGGCACCGAGAACTACTTCTGGGACGCCTCGACGCACGTGCTCAAGGCGGTCCAGTCCTACCGGGGTACGGCCGTGTGGCCGGGCCGCACCGGTCCGGTGCCGGACGTGCTGTACTCGGCGGCCGGCAACAGCGCCGACGAGCACTGGTTCAACCGGGGCATCATCGGCTGGGACTTCGAGGTCGGCTCCGACATCTACGACCCGGCCACCGGTCGGTTCAACGCGGTCGGCTTCCAGCCGCCGTTCGCCGAGGGCCACGAGGAGGCGATGGAGTTCGCCGCCGGGCAGATCGCGATCCTTGAGGTGGCGCAGGCGTACGCGGCGGACAAGACCGACCCGGTCTCGACGCTGAGCGTACGGGACAAGGGTGTCGGCTCGAAGGTGTTCAGCTTCAAGATCGACGAGCCGGCGAACATCTACTACACCCTGGACGGCAGCCGGCCGACCCTGAACTCGACCCGGCTCACCTCGGCCGGGATGCGTGAGGGCGCCCAGGAGATCACCATCAACGCCAAGACGACGGTGAACTGGTTCGCGGTCGACATCGCGGGCAACATCGAGAACAACTACCAGCCCACCGGAACCCGCAACAACTACAAGACCCAGACGCTCTACGTACCCAAGCAGTAG